From Triticum aestivum cultivar Chinese Spring chromosome 7B, IWGSC CS RefSeq v2.1, whole genome shotgun sequence:
NNNNNNNNNNNNNNNNNNNNNNNNNNNNNNNNNNNNNNNNNNNNNNNNNNNNNNNNNNNNNNNNNNNNNNNNNNNNNNNNNNNNNNNNNNNNNNNNNNNNNNNNNNNacactaatggcgcactgtgacacagtgcaccattagtagtttaaactagtaatggcgcactctgacacggtgcgccattagtagttttgcaaaaaaaaagaataaaaaaaatcagtactggcgcactccttgtctggtgcgccattactagttagaactagtaatggcgcacttcggtaggatgcgccattagtatgtatgtaaaaatgaaaaaaaaattatcactagtggcgcaccttttgtctggtgcgccattagtgtcttccatactaatggcgcatcaccaactggtgcgccattagtatatagtagtggcgcactacttccctggtgcgccattagtgtcaatcgtatctatagcccttttcctagtagtgcccatAAGTTCCTCTCCGACGTCCCGCCCCCTCCAGAGGTCCGCCTGAGCCTGGATCCCCAATGCGGCCTTCCCGTCGCCCATGATCGTCTCCACGCACCGCTGCAGCTCGTCTCGGTCCACCGCGCCCTCGCCGTCCACCCGGGTGCGCACGCCGACGCCCATgcgcgcctccaccagccacacCACCGTCGGCTGGTCCATCCACTGCGGCACGACCACCATCGACACGCCGCTCGTGACGCCCTCCAGCGTCAAGTTCCACCCGCAGTGCGTCACGAAGCAGCGCATCGCCGGGTGCGATAGCACCTTCACCTGGTCGCACCACTCAACCACCACCCCTTGCGCGCGCACTacatcgtcgtcgccgccgtccaaaGTCGCGCATTCACCGGCACCCTTGCACGCCACCCACAGGTACGACCGGCCGGTCGCCTCCAGGCCgcgcctcgcctcctcctcctgtcgctTGCTCATCGAAAGGAAGCTCCCAAACGAGACGTATGTTAGGATCCAGCTAGTAGTTTCACTCAATCACCATGGTTTGGCTACAAATCGAGAATtacaggaggaggaagcagaggaaggaGGAGACAGAGGAGGAAGAACACGCTACAGAGAGGGAGATCGCCAGCCAGGCCGAAGCCTTCCGTCCAAGCCGCCTCTTTCGTGGGCACCCGTGTGCCCTTTGTAGTTGGAGCCCATCCATCTTCTGGGCCATATCAAGGCGAATAGGGCCGACCCATAGTATGGTCGCTGACAATCCCCCCTCCATAAGTTTCGGCTTGCCCTCAAGCAGATTCCCTGTCGAACCACCGAGATCCCAAGGCACTTGTACTGCAAGCTGAACCGAATCAAGTATCTTCTCACCTGGATCCCAAGTCAGTTGCTGGTTTTGTAGAATGAGCACACCAGGAACCAGAGTCAGACACAGAGCACTTGGTTGACTAATTGTAGACCATTGATCCATGCTGTCAGGATTATCTCGCCGCCAGGTCTTAGAACAGAAAACCCACGACTGATCCACTGCCCCCTTAGGACTAAGCAAGGCAACACAATAAACTTGCCGTATCTGCAAAGGTGATATATAGACACCATGAGAAAAGCCTGCATCTCTGCACCGGTAGCCCTCAACAAAATATGCTTCTTTGATTCTGCATCCAGTTGTTGCACTCGGCCATGCAATTGCCCACTGAAATTTTGCAGAGCCAGAACCACATAAGAACATGGAGTTACCCAAGTCGCATATGAACGGCAGAATTCCATCAAGGCTAGTATAGAACTGCTCTGGACAAAGCAGCCATGCACAGTTATCGCTCTCAGCCCTCACATATGTGATAGCTTCTCCAATTTTTATCATGGGCAACGTAGCAATCCTCCCATCAAGAAAATATTCTTGCCATTGATGAATAAGTCAGCACACAATATCCATTTTAATGTTTAGTGCCCCACTTGTTCTAGTCTCTGGAACTGGTATTTCACTCAAATTCAGTTCAGACTCTCGTGTCCAGTGCTCCAGCTCTCTGCAATTTCTTAAGTCCAAGAAAATACCAAGACTCCATTCTATTTTCCCCCTGTCATTGGTCCATATACAATCAGTTGTGGCAGGTGGATTATAAGGTGAAGAGAGATGACCAGTAACCTGAACAAGCTCACTGTAGGTAATCCACATGGATCTACTTGTGAACTCCAACCCTGCAAGAGTGATCAAGCTGAGCAGACCATGGTTCCATTGTGAGGTTACACACAAATTTCTTGTAACGAACTGAGGCCAACTGAAATTGTCTTCCAAGGAGAAACATTTCCAGCATAGCCAACTGTCATTTATGAAGCCCACACCTGGATCCCATTGATGCAAGACTAGAGGACGAGTAATTGTACTTGTCTTCAAAGTACTACCAAGAACAGTAATATGCCATAATTCCAGTGACTGAGAGAATGCTTGCTTCAACATGATATCACTGGCAGAATGCCCCAACTTGAGAAACCAAGCTATTATCCATTGGGAAATTTCAGAATTATAGGTGAAGAGCTCAGCCACACACAAAACCAACAAGTTCAACGAGAAGCGATCCACAACCAAGTAAACTTGGAAGAAACTGAAGCAGTTGATATAGCGGGAGACAAGAACATGACCTCTAGAGGGGGGTGGCCAGGCAATTCGCTAGTAGAATGTTTCAAAGATCAACAGGACTGAATAAGAGCAAGAGGACCCAAGGAAGAAGAAATGAGCATCTCTGCCTAACCCTTTTCTGGCAAGCGAAGCACATGCCATATGTGCACTGATAATGCTACTATATAGCATATCTCCTCCAAGACATAAACAATAAGGAGGCCCCCTTAAGAAGAATGATGCACTGTTGGAAGTGGTGATGTCATGTCGTGCAACATAATAATACATGCCATGGAACCTCTTATATACAGCCAAACACACCAAGGAAAAGAACCATGTAGTTGCCCATTGGAAGTCTGCATATGCTACTATTCCAATGTAATTCTTTGTTCTATATGTGTTTCTGAAACTGCAATTGGGCATCTTCTGATGCACAAGGATGCACTGAATTACAATACTACCATGAGCAACACGGAGAACCACTGATATATCATGCTCCAGTAAACTGAATTTGTTCTTATGCTCGTACATTTGCAGACTTGGTGTCAACATCACCGCAAAAGAATTTGTACCTTCCCAGTAGGATTGCAGAGATATGCCAATTGATTTCTTCAGTAGAATATTTGCGAGTGGGCAACATATATTACCTTGAAGTGGCAGCCATGAAAACCTCAGTGCTTCCAAACATACTTCCGCAATCAGATGCCAATATATTCTTTGTACTAGAATTTCCTTCCTCTGAAGCTCACAGCACAAATCCCCAATCACAACATGAGCTGGTGCATAGACTATATCACTTGATATAATTAATAAGCTCCTCATCCAGACAAGAATTTGCATCTCATGCACGGCAAAAAATGCATCAGTGGGTCCGAATCTTGTAAAGCACAAATACCAATCATGCAGCGACCCAACTGAATGAGCACAGGTAAACTAGCTGAAGCAATCACGAGGTTCAGAACTTCTTCCAACTGTACCAATGTATATGCCTTTGTCGAGCACCTAGTGAGTGCCAAGTTGTCGAGATTGAAGATAGGGAACAACCAACGCAGCGGCATCTGAATGGCTTCCGGTGCAGCAGGCTCAGGGGCGATGCTGCCTGCAGTCTTGAATGAAGAAAGTGTTGCGGATGAGGTAAGCACCGACTCCTCGGGTGTTTTGTAACTTGGGCACCCTGTCAAATAGGTGGTGGGTGTCGTAGTGGCGTCGTTGGTGTCGTCGACTTCGAGCACCTTGTCATGCACACTGAGCTCCAGGATGGCGTTGCCAGTGATCGCTGACGGAGTTGGTGCTGTAGGAGCGGCAAGCTCGGACGGAGTCTTGCTGATGGCGCCCATGGACGCCTCGAGATGGAGGTCGTCGATGGAAGCAACGGGCACCACATCATGGCGCTGGACCGCACCCAACGCTGCCTTCCATTCCGTGTACGGAGTGTCGTCGTAGAAGTACGACGGTGCCATCACGTCGTCATCCAGCATGGTGATGGTGTAGGTCGGTGGTAGGAGGTCCACGGCAAGGATGCAACAGCCCTCGTAGATGGCATGGCCATCCAGGGCATCTCGAGCTCGGGTCGCCCTCCACCGTGACCGGAACTCAACATATGCCTGCACGCCGTACATCTCGTCCACCACCCGCTCGTAAGCACAGATCACATACCCATCACCGGAGCGACGGAACAACTCGCGAATCGACTCGACGGTGACCGCCTGGCGAACATCGTTGATCCGGGCATGGAGAACTCCCTCGGGGCAGGCAAATTTGTGGCTTGGCATTCTGTTGAACATGATGCAAGCGGAGGATGGAGAAGAAATTTTTGGTGGAATGTTTTTGAGGAATTTGAAGGAGGATCGaacggctctgataccaattgttaggaTCCAACTAGTAGTTTCACTCAATCACCATGGTTTGGCTACAAATCGAGAATtacaggaggaggaagcagaggaaggaGGAGACAGAGGAGGAAGAACACACTATAGAGAGGGAGATCGCCAGCCAGGCCGAAGCCTTACGTCCAAGCCGCCTCTTTCGTGGGCACCCGTGTGCCCTTTGTAGTTGGAGCCCATCCATCTTCTGGGCCAGATCGAGGCGAATAGGGCCGGCCCATAGTATGGTCGCTGACAACGTACACCATGGACCGTGCTGGCTTCGTGTCCAGCCACTCCATGTACCCCTTCCCGTCGTCGCGCCGGAATAGGTCCGTGCTCGATAGAGATGCCTCGTCCGGCACCACCGGCCCGACAGCGACGACCTCGAACTGCGCGACTGCGTGGAGCGTGCTGGGCTCCAG
This genomic window contains:
- the LOC123158082 gene encoding crocetin glucosyltransferase, chloroplastic-like; protein product: MMCDLFLVLDEYKPKVLVNTFDALEPSTLHAVAQFEVVAVGPVVPDEASLSSTDLFRRDDGKGYMEWLDTKPARSMVWILTYVSFGSFLSMSKRQEEEARRGLEATGRSYLWVACKGAGECATLDGGDDDVVRAQGVVVEWCDQVKVLSHPAMRCFVTHCGWNLTLEGVTSGVSMVVVPQWMDQPTVVWLVEARMGVGVRTRVDGEGAVDRDELQRCVETIMGDGKAALGIQAQADLWRGRDVGEELMVRH